GATTTAGTTGCATTTAGTTTAATACATTGCTTGTTCAGTGCCAAAAGTGCCAACATATCCAATATTTGAATTAGTTTTCATTGGTGTCAAGATTTGGTTGCATTGGCAAAACTTTAATAGTGACAACATATGCAATATTTGAACTACTTTTCATTGGTGTCAATATTTAGTTGCATTGCCAATCAGTGCCAAAACAATGCCAACATATGCAATATTTGAACTAGTTTCATTTGTGTCAAGATTTAGTGCTTTGTTAATGATTTTGCAGCGTGTGCCGTTAAGGAACACTAGTAAAGTATGAACTAGTGTTTTTTTCCAAAGCTATATGCATATGTTGTCATCCCAGGCATATGTGAACTACGAAATAATTGTTAGCATCTTCAAATAATTGTTTAATTATACGAACATTTGTGAGATTGTAATCCTACTAAAAGTCATGCTTTTATTTCAATATACTTGACTTAATTTGGAGGAAAAATGATGTGAATTGTCTCAACAAACTAGCCACATCTATGAGGCGTCTGCTAGCATGGTTGTAGGCATATGCTAAACTTAGGGTAATGTTAACAATCCATGGCAAACCAAACATTTCTCATGTCAACTATAGATGTCGCGATGCTGGCAATATCTTTAGTAAGCATGCCAAATCATAGCAAAAATTTAAAACACTAAGCAAACACATAACGAGATATAGATTGAAAATGAAAGAGTTGTGATGTAAAACAAAAGctcgacccccctcccccccctccaAAAAAAGTGTTATGTGACATTGTGTAAATATGTAGAGGAAACATCTTACGAATACAAAACAATAATGTGGAAACATCTTACGAATACGAAACAATGCAGGCGTTGGTTGTAGAAGTTGTACCAAAATATTTGCATACAACATTCAGCAATGGACTTTTCGTTGACTATGTAGGAACGGCTCCAACTCAAAAAAAATTGTAGGAATAGCCGAATAGGATTCTCTGATTTAAAATGTCCTTTGACCCTGTTCAAGGTACCCTCTCGATTCTGACTAGTTGCCCTGGCTGTTGGAATGTATCTGGTGCAACGGTGAATTTGGTGCTGCCGGTGCACCGATCTCTGTATCTCACTTTACAAACATTGAAAATTATGAAGTTTTGTGAGGGTGTAAGTATGACACATATCTACCATAGTACCAAAATTTTAGATTCAAATTCAACATACATAGTTAAAAACAAAAAAGACGATCATGCTGTGAATAGTACCTAATGCAACCTGGGCCTTGAATTCAGCCCATTTTCTATACCATTGTGGATTTGTCTTTTTTTTTCTAACGCCGTGTTTTCAATTTGGATCTCAAATTTTGTAGTATGACAGATTCTTGTTGCTAGTACAACATAGTTTTTGTTCAGAATTTTTTGACTTCCATAAATTGGATTTTGTCCACAGGTAGCATAAGATGGCCGGGCACAGTGTATATTTCCCCGGCTGATGAGTGGACGCAAAACAAGAGCAGAAATGGGTTGGAGATTTCTGTTCAATTACATGACGATTCTTTTCTTCTTCAGAGAGCGATTAGGGGCGTTGGCGACGGCGGAATACGGGAGCGGCGGCATGTGCGTGgtcctaatgcttccgctttcggtctacgagggtacgtggacaacactctcccctctcgttgctatgcatcaccatgatcttgtgtgtgcgtaggaaaattttgaaattactacgttccccaacattgcgtATGCGCGAAAAAAAACATTAAGTAAGAGATGGATCAACTCTTTTCCTTGGACAGGACAACTAACGTTGGCAAGAGAAGTTGAGTATTTACAATATTCAACGAAAACATTAAGATAGTGAAAATATGAATATCGATAAAAATAACTCCAATGCATGGTCCTATGAGAATTTTTGCAGGTTTTTTTAATATTTCTTAAGTTTTTCTAGTTCCACTGTTTTTTCGGAACAAAGTAAAATTCCGGCTTAGCAAATACGAGTACTTGGTGATGATTTTCTCCCAAAAAACATTTAAAGGATGATATGGCGTACACGTAGGCGCCACATCACAATGTTTCCCGTTTTGACGTCCACAGGTGGCTACGTGGGCAGCCAGCGTGGGTTACCAACCCACCGATCCAATCAGCCGCAGGCAACAAACAAAAATGCTCCCCGTCCATCCGCCCGCCCTGCCGGCAACTGCCACTCCGCCATcgctcgccgccgcagccgccgaccCATCCGGTCCGGCGGGCCTTCTCCTCTCCACCGACCATGGGAGGCCCTCCAAGCAATCCCGGCTCGCGGCGCTCGTACGGGTACGGCTGGCTGCTGTCAGCCGCGCCCACGTTCACATCTGTGGCGCGCGGCAGGTGTTTGACGGAATGCCAGAGACGCTGTGAGATGTATGTAATCTCGATCCTGGACCACGCACGCGCCCACGATGCTAACCGCGAAGATTGCGAGCTCGAGCCCAGTGTGCGCTTCTTCTTCGTTGGGCATGCCCTGGCCACACCATGTGATGGATTTTACCGAGGTGCGTGGATGTCTTCCCTGCCCTCTCTGCTCTGCCTCTGCCTCTACCATTTGGCATGCACGCCTCCTGATCGATCCTGAAAGCTTTGAGTTTTACAACTTGATTGTTTGAACGAGGCATGCTAGTGCAACACGAATTACACAAACTGATCAATCTTTTTCTCCTGTCCGGAAAAGATCTGGACAAAGTGGGCCTCTGTCTCGGGTCATGATTCTCCTTCCTGATGGGCCGTTTTTGTTAGAAGTCCCATGAGCTCCCCGGGACTTGTTGAGTTTGTGCATTATCAGTATGTAGGTTTTCACAAGTCACCCTTTTCTGCATAATAGGGTAGAGCCAGAAATCAGCTTCCTGGTTTCTTGTTCATCGCGTCATTAAAGTCTATTCACAATCCATATGCTAATAGCTAATAGAGATAATATGTTTGACATGACAGCGTGCAACAGCTAATAGCTAAGGTGTTGGTGCTAATAGCTAATAGCTAACAGCTAATAGAGATAATGGAACAGCAATTAGACGCTACATTAATCGAGTTGCCAGTTGGTTTAGAgccctatcttttatttttgccaTTACAATTGACAGCACATAGATGCCCGTGGCTGGCATTTGGTTCAGGCATCCCAAAACAAGTTGCTGTTATCTGTAAAGGTATAGTGCAATAATGGTGAGAGTTGACTTGATATAACCGAAAGACGTGGGATAGGATTCCAAGTCTTAGTACCTGCACCCTTGTTTAATTTGAATTTTGAGATGTATGCCCTGATGTCATGTGTTAGAGTTGACCCGTATGTTACCCAAGATTGGCATTAGGCGAAGGAGTTCCTACGCTATAAGAATCCTAAATTTTTCCTAATGGTTCAAAGCCGCCAGGGATAGAGGTACTGAAGATCGTCAATAAACTTTTTCTGTCTAGTTTCTGCCCGGCATTCCTGACACAGATGCTTATCCAGGGAGAGTTATTATTCCTGGCAGGACCAACATGGAAAGCTTTCCTGTTAGTTTTGAGTTTTAAAACTTGGTTGTTTGAACGAGACATCCTAGTGCAACACGAGTTACACAAACAGATCAACCCTTTCTCCTGTCCAGAAAAAAATCTGGACAAAAAACTGGGCCTTTGTCTCAGGTCATGATTCTCCCTTCTGACATACTGGATTTGTTAAGATGGACTTATTGGTGTTTTTGGATTAAGTATATAGGTGTCCACACCACAAGCTAGCTTTTGCTGCAtgataagtgtctcaactttgtactagctttagtacaaaggTGTAGtaaacttgagacacttattttgggacggagtgaGTATGATAGAGCCAGAACGCAGCTTCCTAATTCATGTGCCGTGGAGGTATGTACAGATAATATGTCCGACATGAGAACATGCAACAGGTAATAGCTAACCTAACATGCCAAGGTGTCAGCATGATACAATCGAACAGTTAGACACTACATTACTCAAGTTGTTAGTTTGTTTAGAGCCATATTTTTATCCGTGCTAGTATGATGGACAATTGGACATTTCATAGATGCCAAGTCCAGCATTAGTTTTAAGCAACCTAAACAAGATGCTCTTATCTGTATAGGCCTAGTGCAATAATGGTAAGAGTTGACTGAATATGACAGAAAGACTTTGCATAGGATACCAAGTCTTGGTACCCGACCCCTTGTTTAATTACTCAAAACCGTAGGTATTATATTGATATAGTGCTTGTGTAGACTTTCAGAGGGAGGTGCGTGCACAAATGGAAGCAAGAAATCCCCCCAAGTTTCAGAGCCTGCTGCAGCAAACGAAAAATCAACAGTCCCTCAAAGCCCCCCAAGTACGCCCAGTCTCATCAATCTATTGCTACTAATCCTATCAAAACCCAGAAATTTTCGGTAGGTGCTAGTGAGGAACACCAAGGGTGCCAACAATGGAGATTGTGGTGGGtgcttcggaggccaccatgaaaTCTCTATTGAGGAAGCTCGGTGGCCTGCTTGCTCACGAGTATGCTCTCATCAGGGGCGTCCGCGGCGACATCCAGTACATCAACGACGAGATGACGAGCATGCAGGCCTTTCTTGGCGACCTCAGCAGCACTATTCCCCAGGGCCATGACCGCCGGATGAAAGACTGGATGGAGCAGATCCGCGATGTCACCTACGACATCGAGGACTGCGTGGACGACTTCGCGCACCGCCTCTCCCACGACCCCAGTGGCGAAGTCTGCTGCGCGTTTGTCATCTCCAAGGTCTATGAGTTTTGGACGTGGCAGTCTCGCCGCGACATTGCTTCCAGCATCGCTGAGCTCAAGGTACGTGCGCAGCAGATTGGCGAACGGCGTACGAGGTATGGCGTCGATAATCCGAAGAGTGGCGGCGGGGAATCCAGTGCAGTTGCCACTGGAGGATTCCAGGCTGCTGAGAACCAACAGATGAGCCTTGAGCTTGTTGGTACCAAGAAGCCTGTCGGAGTGGACAAGGACATCAAGGACCTCGGGGAATGGGTGACCTTACAACAACCAGCTGCAACATCTCCCACAGATCCCTCCTCATCAGCCCCTACATCCCAAACGGGGCCTAAGAAGAATGGCCAAGGTGTTCTGTCCATCGTCGGGTTCGGAGGGGTGGGCAAAACCACAATGGCCATGGCGTTATACCAAAAATTTGCTAATCAATTTGACTGCCGGGCCATGGTCACGGTGTCGCAGAGCTCCGACATAGAAGCGATACTACAAAGCATACATAGTCAAGTCATGCCACAATCCAAAGATGCTAACGAGAAGCAAGGCAGCAGTGGTGTCGGCACTTTGGAGAAAAATAGCCTCGTGGCTGCCATTGGCAGCCTGTGGGATACTTTCAAACAGAAGGGCCACCAGGACGATGAGCAGCCTGGTGGCAGCACCTCAGATATTGCACGAGATCTCAGGAAGCACTTGGGGGAACAAAGGTACAGCATATTTTTCAAGATGagtttgcattatggttaattaGGTCATTGCAAAATCATAAGAGTTGCATAGTATACAGGAACATAATATATACAAGCATGCATAGTGCTCTCCATGTCAACCATTAGCTCTCattaaaaagggaaaaagaaagaaaaggtgtGGCTAGTATACGACCAATTGTTATTTGACCATAGACATGAGCAACTTATTGGTCATTTAGTCAAAATTGCAAAAGCGTTGCATCCAAAATAGAAAATATGCTAGTTTAATACTGCACTTTTGGGGCAAAGTTCTTATAGTGTGTAGTTCATTTCCTTGCTGTTGACATTTCTTTATTCTTAGTAAAATTTAACAGGTATGCACGCCTCGAATATGTCTATAATAGATTGAGTATTTGTATATGTAcacaatttgtcttttttgtgtagcttACATATTAAATTATTTATAACTAAATTTCGCATATATGTAGGACACATCACATGCACATGTGAAAGTTATTTAAGCTGTTTCCGAGACATATAAGATAGCATAACATACTGTAAAGAGCTTATTTAAGACGTACTACTCTTAATGGTCTTTTCTCCTCATTGCAGTTACTTGCTCTTAGTTGATGATGTATGGTCTGCATCGATGTGGGAGAAGATAAGAAATTCACTGCCTAAAAGTAAGAGAGGTGGCAGCATAATACTCACCACACGGTTTCAAGCAGTTGCTAGTGCGTGCATAAGAGATAAAGGAGTTCATGTTCAGAAAGTGGGCGTACTTAGGGATGACAAACCTAAAGAACTATTCATGGCCGAATCCAATATGAGTGAAGAAAACCAGAAGAAAATTCCACCTGAACTCTGGGAAATTTGTGGGGGTCTGCCATTGGCCATAGTTACCATGGCTGGGCACGCAGTCTGCAACCCAGATAAACTAGAGAAGGACTGGATGGAAGTTTGCGCCAGGTTGGTACCGGACCCTGGGAAACCTCTTGGCCAGGACGGAGTCACAAGGATACTAAGCCATTGCTACAATGATATGCCTGCTGAGATCAAGACATGCTCCTTGTATCTATGCATATTTCCAAAGGGGCGAAACATCAGCACCAAGCGGCTGACCAGGCGATGGCTAGCAGAAGGCTTCGTCAGCGAGAAGGATGGGCTGAGTGCGGAGGATGTCGCGGAGACATACTTCAATCATCTCATAAAGAGGAAGATCATACGTGCTGTGGAGCACAGCAGCAACGGGAAGGTGAAGAGTTATCAAGTTCATGACATGGTTCTCCAGTACATTGTGTCCAGGGCAAGCGAAGAGAACTTTGTCACCGTGGTTGGTGGCCACTGGCTCATGGCGACGCCTAGCAACAAAGTCCGTCGGCTGTCCCTCCAAGGCGGTGACTCCAAATACAAGAAAGGAATGGATGGCATGAACTTTTCTCATGTCCGATCTCTGACCTTGTTTGGGAGCTTGACCCAACTGCCTTCCAATTCATTGAAGTTTGGAATTGTGCAAGTGCTAGATCTTGAAGGTTGCAATGATTTTAAAAAGCAACATGCCAAGGAGATATGCAAGATGCTTCTACTCAAGTACCTCAGTCTCCGAAGGACAGAGATTGACAAGATCCCTAAGAAGATTGGAAAGCTCCAGTATTTGGAGACTATTGACATAAGGGAGACCAATGTCACAGAGCTGCCGAGCACTGTCTGCCAGCTGGAACGACTGGTCAACATACTTGGTGGGAACAAAAGAACACGGAAGGCATTGAGGCTTCCAGAAGACCTGAAGAAGGAAACAATGAAATCCCTGCGCCTACTGTCAGGTATCGAGATCGATGAGGGGTCAGCGGCTGCTGTGGCAGACCTTCATCATCTAACTGAACTGAGGAAGCTAGCCATTTACAAGCTCAACATCGGAAACGGAAGTAAACTTTTCAGAGAATTAAGCTCGTCAATTGAGTATCTTGGTGGCTACTCTCTTCACACCCTGATAATCGATGATGAGTCATCTGAGTTTCTAAAATT
Above is a window of Triticum aestivum cultivar Chinese Spring chromosome 6B, IWGSC CS RefSeq v2.1, whole genome shotgun sequence DNA encoding:
- the LOC123133151 gene encoding disease resistance protein Pik-2; the encoded protein is MEIVVGASEATMKSLLRKLGGLLAHEYALIRGVRGDIQYINDEMTSMQAFLGDLSSTIPQGHDRRMKDWMEQIRDVTYDIEDCVDDFAHRLSHDPSGEVCCAFVISKVYEFWTWQSRRDIASSIAELKVRAQQIGERRTRYGVDNPKSGGGESSAVATGGFQAAENQQMSLELVGTKKPVGVDKDIKDLGEWVTLQQPAATSPTDPSSSAPTSQTGPKKNGQGVLSIVGFGGVGKTTMAMALYQKFANQFDCRAMVTVSQSSDIEAILQSIHSQVMPQSKDANEKQGSSGVGTLEKNSLVAAIGSLWDTFKQKGHQDDEQPGGSTSDIARDLRKHLGEQSYLLLVDDVWSASMWEKIRNSLPKSKRGGSIILTTRFQAVASACIRDKGVHVQKVGVLRDDKPKELFMAESNMSEENQKKIPPELWEICGGLPLAIVTMAGHAVCNPDKLEKDWMEVCARLVPDPGKPLGQDGVTRILSHCYNDMPAEIKTCSLYLCIFPKGRNISTKRLTRRWLAEGFVSEKDGLSAEDVAETYFNHLIKRKIIRAVEHSSNGKVKSYQVHDMVLQYIVSRASEENFVTVVGGHWLMATPSNKVRRLSLQGGDSKYKKGMDGMNFSHVRSLTLFGSLTQLPSNSLKFGIVQVLDLEGCNDFKKQHAKEICKMLLLKYLSLRRTEIDKIPKKIGKLQYLETIDIRETNVTELPSTVCQLERLVNILGGNKRTRKALRLPEDLKKETMKSLRLLSGIEIDEGSAAAVADLHHLTELRKLAIYKLNIGNGSKLFRELSSSIEYLGGYSLHTLIIDDESSEFLKLLSALSFPPKFLNALELSGKLVELPQWITELDVLTKLTLSLTVLTTDTLLQLSKLKTLFSLTFSLTSAKVGSETAATTGENKAGGKIIVPASGFEELKLLRFSAPLVPLLTFPDNAMPKLERLELRFSNLGGMNGIENLQNLKEVHLRIHDKAGGVTKSMVENMATAAREDDKGPRIIVDQYHE